A genomic window from Shewanella vesiculosa includes:
- a CDS encoding YnbE family lipoprotein → MASLCLSACTPTVKIEPPDKPIVINLNVKIEHEIKIRVDKELNNLLENDELF, encoded by the coding sequence ATGGCATCGTTATGCCTATCAGCTTGTACGCCAACAGTAAAAATAGAACCGCCCGATAAGCCTATCGTGATTAACTTAAATGTAAAAATTGAGCATGAAATTAAAATTAGAGTGGATAAAGAACTCAATAATTTACTCGAAAATGATGAGTTATTTTAA
- a CDS encoding YdbH domain-containing protein, with translation MRILTVNKILLFVLFCTVALVWIIFENAKPITVKILNNLLADNHIEVLNFDAEYVSFNHIYIPRLVLKVEDSHIAIQEFNLELRDSLQILKNQQISADDIISIKTHSVYVDLGDSFFIRQSQQTEESPASMQLNLAKLPMIELGEINIKLPLLDKDAPQHNTLKMDKLTLTPEGQLNTLWRFNDFPLFSLDATLDKQAWQFNTLVDLGLSYQGLESLDQYLHLLNSKQKSQQAQANNMLNGLQQQLSQILQPIRQQQLTVKGQWTAHSKVDLMSGEISSQQSIDGLSLHSPLWPSVYFAPQQPIKLMLNMGNYPISTTLTDNKTTNAFAIKLNIAPINYQLSPTEQDRNKLIRLFAGDHDNQIIHAIDQLTPKLASQQAHIDVHMDSPIEAVIPLQNDMLPLQITLPDLKLSIEGLLLQSQLTLAHTTLNTHQQFSSDFDLDMALSSHAAINQTEQQQAVTLATDDTRITDPITGTNQKAALQASPSAPSTIDIKALFPQIALDQLLLSEAKLHLVGKISQQQDQLALSLDSSSSFAINHSSISRSVTSENQQQTKQTQTTSAQWETFGLTVNDTSTIVFKADTTQIDLAPFKIQIGQLIGQQATHAGKNALSTIEGVINKAEVAFNQKLSLGLHRDDSLETSLDKWLQTPATNDIAWRVNQLDITKQIGNNRRQPLLALNQLNVIQQLNLSKGLLIGNEQWQLDTLTLSSYHLLKFADKKSPLSLAGQWTFDTDIETALNTLQKVQPLPNDFTIQGHSKLIAGFALSEIDNSSQFEMKIEQQLSSLSGQWQDKTFNGGEVFAQCQFNWQQTYDAPNTAADEKHFAHSKLVCPQTAISLQQAKIGLSLTNLNVNANIELNKDGNKLPTNWLQQVTGLSETNINLTASGDMLDGRFLLPEFVLKLHDKSYGYLLLQGLSLDKFLEEQPQVGVKANGLFDGVLPAELTDGKVTISGGKLAARKPGGLIEVAGNPAIDRLELSQPYLGLVFTALEHLNYTELASTFDMTPNGDAVLNLGVKGNSRGIERPVHLNYTHQENLIQLYKSTQIGNQLQNKIETKIQ, from the coding sequence TTGCGCATTTTGACCGTTAACAAGATCTTACTCTTTGTGCTATTTTGTACAGTGGCCTTAGTGTGGATCATTTTCGAAAATGCCAAACCCATTACAGTCAAAATACTCAATAATTTACTCGCCGACAATCATATCGAAGTGCTTAACTTTGATGCCGAATATGTGTCGTTTAACCATATTTATATTCCTAGATTAGTATTGAAAGTGGAAGACAGTCATATCGCTATCCAAGAATTTAACCTTGAGCTGCGAGATAGCCTGCAAATTCTTAAAAATCAACAAATCAGTGCTGATGACATTATTAGTATCAAAACACACAGTGTTTATGTCGATTTAGGCGACAGTTTCTTTATTCGTCAGTCTCAACAAACAGAAGAATCGCCGGCGTCAATGCAGCTCAACTTGGCTAAATTACCCATGATTGAGTTAGGCGAGATTAACATTAAGCTGCCACTTCTGGATAAAGATGCTCCACAGCACAATACGTTAAAAATGGACAAGCTCACATTAACTCCAGAAGGTCAGTTAAATACCTTGTGGCGCTTTAATGATTTTCCATTATTTAGTCTTGATGCCACCTTAGATAAACAAGCGTGGCAATTTAATACGCTGGTTGATTTGGGCTTAAGTTATCAGGGGCTTGAGTCATTAGATCAATATTTACATTTATTAAACAGCAAGCAGAAGTCACAACAAGCACAAGCTAATAATATGCTTAATGGCTTACAGCAACAGTTATCACAAATACTGCAACCCATCCGTCAGCAACAACTCACAGTGAAAGGCCAGTGGACAGCCCATAGTAAAGTTGACTTAATGAGCGGTGAGATCAGCAGCCAACAATCAATTGATGGACTATCCTTGCACTCTCCACTGTGGCCAAGTGTATATTTTGCGCCGCAGCAGCCAATTAAATTAATGCTAAATATGGGTAACTACCCAATATCAACAACCTTAACCGACAACAAAACCACTAACGCGTTCGCGATTAAACTCAACATAGCGCCCATTAACTATCAACTGTCACCAACAGAACAAGACAGAAATAAGCTGATTAGATTATTTGCCGGTGATCATGATAATCAAATAATACATGCTATTGATCAACTTACGCCTAAGTTGGCTTCTCAGCAGGCCCATATTGATGTGCACATGGACTCCCCTATCGAAGCGGTTATTCCCTTACAAAATGATATGTTACCGTTACAAATAACACTGCCGGACTTGAAGCTGAGCATTGAGGGATTACTACTGCAAAGTCAGCTAACCTTGGCCCATACCACATTGAATACTCACCAACAATTTAGCAGTGATTTTGACTTGGATATGGCTTTATCATCGCATGCCGCCATAAACCAAACCGAACAACAGCAAGCAGTAACACTCGCCACTGACGACACTCGGATAACAGATCCCATAACTGGCACAAATCAAAAGGCGGCCTTGCAAGCATCGCCTTCAGCTCCAAGTACTATTGATATTAAAGCTTTATTTCCGCAAATTGCTTTAGATCAGCTGTTATTGTCAGAGGCTAAACTACACTTAGTCGGTAAAATATCGCAACAACAAGATCAACTCGCGCTATCGTTAGATTCAAGCTCTAGCTTTGCCATTAATCACAGTAGTATTTCACGCAGTGTAACCAGTGAGAATCAGCAGCAAACTAAACAAACCCAAACAACGTCGGCGCAATGGGAGACATTTGGGCTTACGGTCAATGACACCTCTACCATAGTGTTCAAAGCAGACACGACTCAAATTGATCTGGCCCCTTTCAAGATTCAAATTGGTCAGCTTATTGGCCAGCAAGCAACGCATGCAGGCAAAAACGCATTATCGACCATAGAGGGAGTGATTAATAAAGCTGAGGTGGCGTTTAACCAAAAGTTATCCCTTGGATTGCATAGAGATGACTCTTTAGAAACGTCATTAGACAAGTGGTTACAAACCCCAGCGACTAACGACATAGCATGGCGTGTCAATCAACTCGATATCACCAAACAGATCGGCAACAATCGCCGCCAGCCTTTGCTTGCGCTAAACCAGTTAAATGTTATTCAACAACTTAACTTATCCAAAGGGCTATTGATCGGTAATGAGCAATGGCAACTCGATACTCTTACCTTAAGCAGCTACCACTTGCTTAAATTTGCGGATAAGAAAAGCCCCTTATCACTAGCAGGACAATGGACATTCGATACCGACATTGAAACCGCACTAAATACATTGCAAAAAGTCCAACCCTTGCCGAATGACTTTACTATACAGGGCCACAGTAAACTTATTGCAGGCTTTGCCTTAAGCGAAATAGACAATAGCAGTCAATTTGAGATGAAGATTGAACAGCAGTTATCGTCTTTATCTGGCCAATGGCAAGATAAAACATTTAATGGCGGTGAAGTTTTTGCTCAATGCCAATTTAACTGGCAACAAACTTACGATGCGCCGAATACGGCCGCAGATGAAAAACACTTTGCTCACAGTAAGCTTGTCTGTCCACAAACGGCAATCAGTTTACAGCAAGCTAAAATCGGCTTATCGCTCACTAATTTAAATGTTAATGCCAATATTGAACTCAATAAAGATGGCAATAAACTGCCGACCAACTGGTTACAACAGGTCACCGGATTAAGTGAGACTAACATTAATCTTACCGCCAGTGGCGACATGCTGGATGGACGTTTTCTATTACCTGAATTTGTGCTTAAACTGCATGATAAATCTTATGGATACTTGTTATTACAAGGTCTTAGTTTAGATAAGTTTTTAGAAGAACAACCCCAAGTAGGGGTTAAAGCCAATGGCTTATTTGATGGCGTACTTCCTGCTGAATTAACGGATGGCAAAGTGACAATATCCGGAGGCAAACTTGCAGCGCGTAAGCCTGGAGGATTAATTGAAGTAGCCGGAAATCCTGCCATAGATAGACTAGAATTATCTCAACCCTATCTTGGATTGGTATTTACCGCACTTGAGCATCTTAACTACACTGAGTTGGCGAGCACATTTGACATGACGCCCAATGGAGATGCCGTGCTTAACTTGGGTGTTAAAGGTAACAGCCGCGGAATTGAGCGACCTGTCCACCTCAATTACACTCATCAAGAAAACCTGATTCAATTATACAAAAGCACCCAGATTGGCAATCAGCTACAAAACAAGATTGAAACAAAAATCCAATAG
- a CDS encoding multidrug effflux MFS transporter, whose protein sequence is MLAAIVAITPLAIDMYLPAMSTLALGFDTDITTVQQSLSIYLAGYALGMLIFGPLADKIGRRPLVIFGLLGFTIISLLIALSTSIEQFLILRFAQALIGAAATVVVPGYIKEIYGDNTAKGMSYVSLIMMLAPLLAPTLGSLIMELGDWHLIFLSQSCYAITLLVLVLFKLKMPSDKDLGSRSQKTFLGGYYTVFARNGVKLNLSSGVLTSFAFFCYLTASPFIYMEVFNLDKSLFAILFSTNVGALMLANIVNSRVVSRFGSKRMLHVSTFFGVIAATGLLAVNLLDLSYHFTVLMLIPLMGSLGVMSVNADAIVLMKFKQETGTATAVIGTLRFGFGAVAGPLLAYFYDGTAVPFAALMLGAILLVGLCQFFQSTLSKNKTL, encoded by the coding sequence ATGCTTGCCGCGATTGTCGCCATTACTCCTTTAGCCATCGACATGTACTTACCAGCGATGTCTACATTGGCCTTAGGGTTTGATACCGACATCACGACAGTGCAACAATCGCTGAGTATTTATCTGGCGGGCTATGCATTAGGCATGCTGATATTTGGCCCATTGGCCGATAAGATAGGCCGACGTCCACTGGTCATATTTGGCTTATTAGGCTTCACGATTATTAGCTTACTTATTGCATTAAGTACCAGTATTGAACAATTTTTGATATTGCGTTTTGCACAAGCTCTGATTGGTGCTGCTGCCACGGTTGTGGTGCCTGGCTACATTAAAGAGATTTATGGCGACAATACCGCCAAAGGCATGTCTTATGTCAGCCTTATTATGATGTTAGCGCCATTACTTGCACCTACTTTGGGCAGTTTGATAATGGAACTCGGCGATTGGCATCTTATCTTCTTAAGCCAAAGTTGTTATGCCATCACATTATTAGTCTTAGTATTATTTAAACTAAAAATGCCCAGCGATAAAGACCTAGGCAGTCGTAGTCAAAAGACCTTTTTAGGCGGCTACTACACAGTCTTTGCTCGCAATGGCGTCAAACTGAATTTATCCAGCGGTGTATTAACTTCATTTGCGTTCTTTTGTTACTTAACCGCTTCGCCTTTTATCTACATGGAAGTGTTTAATTTAGATAAATCGCTGTTTGCGATTTTATTTAGCACCAATGTGGGAGCCTTGATGCTCGCCAACATTGTCAACTCTAGAGTGGTTAGCCGATTCGGCTCCAAACGGATGTTACATGTGTCAACTTTCTTCGGAGTCATTGCCGCAACTGGCCTGCTAGCCGTTAATTTACTCGACTTAAGTTATCACTTTACCGTGTTAATGCTTATTCCTTTAATGGGCTCGCTAGGGGTGATGTCGGTCAATGCCGACGCCATCGTATTAATGAAATTCAAGCAAGAAACCGGTACTGCCACCGCAGTGATTGGTACGCTACGCTTTGGTTTTGGCGCAGTTGCGGGGCCACTGCTGGCGTATTTTTATGACGGTACCGCTGTGCCTTTTGCAGCCTTGATGCTTGGCGCTATTTTATTAGTCGGGCTATGTCAGTTTTTTCAAAGTACCTTATCGAAAAATAAGACCCTTTAA
- a CDS encoding YdbL family protein has protein sequence MKSTFTFATALCLTSLLWSASAWSMTLQEAKAARIVGEQPNGYLGLIIDTPEAKQLVLSVNAKRKYYYQSIAKRHSVSIDEVATLAAQKAIEAAEPGHMIQTPQGLWLKK, from the coding sequence ATGAAATCAACTTTCACTTTCGCTACAGCACTATGCTTAACCAGTTTATTATGGAGTGCTAGTGCGTGGTCAATGACATTGCAAGAGGCTAAAGCAGCAAGAATAGTGGGTGAGCAACCGAATGGTTATTTAGGGTTAATTATCGACACTCCTGAGGCAAAACAGCTAGTATTATCCGTTAATGCTAAACGGAAATACTATTATCAATCGATCGCCAAACGACATAGCGTGAGCATTGATGAAGTCGCGACACTCGCGGCGCAAAAAGCCATTGAAGCAGCAGAACCCGGGCATATGATCCAAACGCCCCAAGGGCTATGGCTAAAAAAATAA
- a CDS encoding SulP family inorganic anion transporter, which produces MPGLETFSRYERSWLKDDVRAGLSVAAVALPVAIAYAQLTGVNAAVGLYSCVLPMIIYALFGTSRQLIVGPDAATCAVIAAVVTPLAAGDSLKHWQLVMTMTVMTGFWCLIASRFKLGVLADFLSKPILMGLLNGVAITIIVGQFSKIFGFTFDEKYLLERLGGAPSYLSQTHIPTLLMAILTVIVYFAMKRFKPTWPASMFAIAVGAALVWLFHLTDYDIAVIGSVAGGMPSFQTPVFNIGIARELVMPALNLAMVSFVSMMLTARSFAAKNGYDIDADKEFKALGLANIASALSQGFAVSGADSRTAVNDANGGKTQLVSVIAAVLIAIVAVFLTTPLEFIPSAALGVVLVIASIHLIDLKALWGLRLRDRQAFYLALTTFFAVLFIGVIPGITLAVLLGLFQFLRTVMRPTDQVLGLDAKGIIRSVDSSDKAASVPGVFIYRFNSPLTYFNATYFKRRLLERFARQNQQETIECVIIDAVPCFTHLDLSVMAMLTDINALLRKRGVSLVLAGRKRQLISWFEQTDMVSGEEGITIHSDLYLALKMHQSHVAAYESQRLDDADQDGSTEVILSHSQI; this is translated from the coding sequence ATGCCAGGTTTAGAGACTTTCTCTCGTTACGAGCGAAGCTGGCTCAAGGATGATGTTCGCGCCGGTTTGTCTGTTGCCGCGGTTGCGTTACCTGTGGCAATTGCTTATGCGCAATTAACCGGAGTCAATGCCGCGGTGGGGTTGTACTCTTGCGTGTTACCTATGATCATCTACGCTTTATTTGGCACCTCAAGACAACTTATTGTTGGTCCCGATGCGGCAACTTGTGCGGTTATTGCTGCGGTAGTGACACCTTTAGCGGCCGGCGACAGCCTTAAACATTGGCAATTAGTGATGACCATGACCGTGATGACCGGTTTTTGGTGTTTAATCGCCAGTCGATTTAAATTAGGTGTATTAGCGGACTTTTTATCAAAACCTATTCTAATGGGACTACTCAATGGTGTCGCCATTACCATTATTGTCGGCCAATTTTCGAAAATATTCGGTTTTACCTTTGATGAAAAATACTTACTTGAACGCTTAGGTGGTGCGCCAAGCTATTTGTCGCAAACCCATATTCCGACGCTATTGATGGCCATCCTTACCGTAATTGTCTACTTTGCAATGAAACGCTTTAAACCGACTTGGCCAGCGTCGATGTTTGCTATTGCTGTTGGCGCCGCTTTAGTGTGGCTTTTCCACTTAACCGACTATGATATTGCGGTGATTGGAAGCGTGGCAGGAGGAATGCCATCATTTCAAACACCAGTGTTTAATATCGGTATCGCTCGTGAGTTAGTCATGCCGGCGCTCAATTTAGCGATGGTGAGTTTTGTCAGTATGATGCTTACCGCCCGCAGCTTTGCTGCTAAAAATGGTTATGACATTGATGCCGATAAAGAATTTAAAGCCTTAGGCTTAGCCAATATTGCTTCTGCTCTCTCGCAAGGTTTTGCCGTTAGTGGCGCAGATTCTCGTACGGCTGTAAACGATGCTAATGGCGGAAAAACTCAATTAGTGTCCGTGATTGCGGCGGTATTGATCGCCATTGTGGCGGTGTTTTTGACCACGCCGTTAGAGTTTATTCCCAGTGCAGCATTGGGCGTTGTGTTAGTGATAGCCTCAATACATCTTATCGATCTGAAAGCGCTGTGGGGATTACGTTTACGCGATCGCCAAGCATTTTATTTGGCCTTAACGACTTTCTTTGCTGTTTTGTTTATTGGCGTTATTCCCGGAATTACCCTTGCGGTGCTATTGGGATTATTTCAGTTTTTACGAACGGTCATGCGACCAACAGATCAAGTGCTCGGGCTTGATGCCAAAGGGATAATTCGTAGTGTTGATAGCAGTGATAAAGCCGCATCTGTGCCTGGTGTGTTCATTTATCGATTTAATTCTCCACTGACCTATTTCAATGCCACCTACTTTAAACGACGTCTGCTTGAACGATTTGCTCGTCAGAATCAACAAGAAACCATTGAGTGCGTGATTATCGATGCGGTGCCATGTTTTACCCATTTAGATTTGAGCGTGATGGCCATGTTGACCGACATCAATGCATTATTGCGTAAACGCGGAGTGAGTTTGGTATTGGCAGGGCGTAAACGACAATTAATTAGTTGGTTTGAACAAACCGATATGGTGTCTGGAGAAGAAGGCATTACAATTCATTCAGACTTATATCTCGCGTTAAAGATGCACCAAAGTCATGTTGCTGCTTATGAGTCTCAACGCTTAGATGATGCTGATCAGGATGGTTCGACAGAGGTGATACTGTCACATAGCCAAATTTAA
- a CDS encoding GNAT family N-acetyltransferase, whose product MSWINRQDCLIGEHVILEPLSLEHVPGLILAANDGELWTLWYTNIPDASGMKAYVEFAQACENRGEAVAFAVRDKVSGNIVGSTRICHWDQPNRRLEIGYTWYAKSYQRTAINTESKLLILRYAFNTLDAIAVEFRTHRHNLASRNAIERLGAKQDGILRNHKILADGTIRDTVVFSILETEWPLVEPFLTSRLTHYQS is encoded by the coding sequence TTGAGCTGGATTAATAGACAAGATTGCTTAATTGGCGAGCATGTTATTTTAGAACCATTATCATTAGAGCATGTTCCTGGTTTAATTTTAGCTGCTAACGACGGTGAATTGTGGACCTTATGGTATACAAACATCCCCGATGCTTCGGGAATGAAAGCGTATGTCGAGTTTGCACAAGCCTGTGAAAACCGAGGTGAAGCCGTTGCATTTGCCGTGCGTGATAAAGTGTCTGGTAACATTGTTGGTAGCACTAGAATTTGTCATTGGGATCAACCCAATCGCAGACTTGAAATTGGCTACACTTGGTATGCTAAATCCTATCAGCGTACGGCCATAAATACCGAATCTAAGTTATTAATACTCCGTTATGCTTTTAATACCTTAGACGCCATAGCGGTTGAATTTAGAACTCACAGGCATAATCTCGCCTCACGAAATGCTATTGAACGACTCGGTGCCAAGCAAGATGGCATATTACGCAATCATAAAATCCTAGCTGATGGTACTATTCGTGACACGGTCGTGTTTTCGATTCTTGAAACCGAATGGCCTCTAGTTGAACCGTTTTTAACATCTCGTTTAACGCATTATCAATCTTAA
- a CDS encoding 2OG-Fe(II) oxygenase, which produces MVSQVSEAMLDVIADALVDKGYILLSDIIPDYVSLALLEKVQAQRDIDFKQAAVGRGLEQQINPDIRSDKISWLDNQDPIDREYLSMMSQLKDGLNRRLFMGLFDFESHYAVYEPGAFYKKHLDALHGSQNRILSTVFFLNSDWQENDGGELIIYDESDLALEVVNPKIGTLVLFLSERFPHEVRPTMKTRNSIAGWFRVSHANHGF; this is translated from the coding sequence ATGGTTTCGCAAGTAAGTGAAGCAATGCTGGATGTGATCGCAGATGCGTTAGTCGATAAAGGGTATATCCTCTTATCAGATATCATTCCTGATTATGTAAGTCTGGCCTTGCTTGAAAAAGTGCAAGCTCAGCGCGATATTGATTTTAAACAAGCCGCCGTTGGTCGAGGTCTTGAGCAACAAATTAATCCTGATATTCGTTCGGATAAAATTAGCTGGCTAGACAATCAAGACCCTATTGACCGTGAATATTTGTCGATGATGAGTCAACTTAAAGATGGCCTTAATCGTCGTTTGTTTATGGGGCTATTTGACTTTGAAAGTCATTACGCAGTTTATGAGCCGGGGGCATTTTATAAAAAACACCTCGATGCGCTGCACGGCAGCCAAAACCGCATTTTATCGACAGTCTTTTTCTTAAATTCTGACTGGCAGGAAAACGACGGTGGTGAGTTGATTATTTATGATGAATCTGATTTAGCTCTAGAAGTGGTTAATCCTAAAATTGGAACCTTGGTGCTGTTTTTAAGTGAACGTTTCCCTCATGAAGTGAGACCGACAATGAAAACTCGCAACAGTATTGCTGGATGGTTTAGGGTTAGTCACGCTAATCATGGCTTTTAA
- a CDS encoding choice-of-anchor I family protein encodes MKRFPQGKTALLVSSIMATMLLTACNGDDGQAGAQGMDGTNGDVGLSALVALTSLAVGDAQCPFGGQQIETGVDINSDGVLDASEVDAAQTQIMCNQAHNTLSADLVGRYQSGVYGLSAAEIVDYHPASQSAFVVNAQSGKVDVVDLSMLTQAPVYAEAGYSLNNLSKKTDLNISVDTGLALLGAVNSVSVSGNLLAAAVERADALGNATQGNGIVAFYRLSDSELPQYLSFVDVGALPDNVVFSPDGSMLLVANEGEPNSAYDIDPEGSIALIAITNGVPATTATLIDFNDFNVGGSRNAELSPLIKINGPGASVAQDLEPEYIAVSPDSQTAYVSLQENNAIAVIDIKAAAVKSIIALGLKDFGLDANKIDASDKDDAINIQAYAGVYGMYQPDTIASYRWNNTDFIVTANEGDSRDYAGFSEEARAADLSLDPNHPQFAAAQDKTQLGRLKVTTSMGDDNNDGLMDKIVAYGGRSFSIWTADGQQVFDSAGDFERITAAILAMNFNNNNDENKGDSRSDDKGPEPEALALGQIGSRTYAFIGLERTSGFMIYDITNPFAVSFVDYVSNRNFDADYVIDTDTGEVEGDATLAGDLGPEGMKFIASQYSPTGLPLLLIGNEVSGTTTVYQLKLQ; translated from the coding sequence ATGAAACGCTTCCCTCAAGGTAAAACGGCACTACTGGTTTCTTCAATCATGGCCACTATGTTGCTAACGGCATGCAATGGTGACGATGGACAAGCGGGGGCTCAGGGCATGGATGGCACCAATGGAGACGTTGGGTTGTCAGCCCTGGTTGCGTTAACCTCGCTTGCTGTCGGCGATGCACAATGTCCATTCGGTGGCCAGCAAATTGAAACCGGAGTAGACATCAATAGTGATGGTGTTTTAGATGCAAGTGAAGTTGATGCGGCGCAAACACAAATAATGTGTAATCAAGCCCATAATACTCTGAGCGCTGATTTAGTGGGGCGTTATCAATCAGGTGTTTATGGTCTTAGTGCCGCAGAAATTGTTGATTATCATCCTGCAAGCCAAAGCGCTTTTGTCGTCAATGCTCAAAGTGGCAAAGTTGATGTCGTTGATTTATCGATGTTAACTCAAGCGCCGGTTTACGCTGAAGCCGGTTACAGTTTAAATAATCTCAGCAAAAAAACGGATTTAAATATCAGTGTCGATACTGGCTTAGCTTTATTAGGTGCAGTTAACAGCGTCAGTGTATCGGGTAATTTACTCGCCGCTGCCGTTGAACGAGCAGACGCCTTAGGTAATGCAACCCAAGGTAATGGCATTGTTGCATTTTATCGTTTATCAGACAGTGAGTTACCCCAGTACTTGTCATTTGTTGACGTTGGAGCATTACCCGACAATGTCGTGTTCAGCCCTGACGGTAGCATGTTATTAGTCGCCAACGAAGGTGAGCCAAATAGTGCTTATGATATCGACCCTGAAGGTTCTATCGCGTTAATTGCAATCACTAATGGTGTGCCTGCCACAACGGCTACCCTAATCGATTTCAATGATTTTAATGTTGGTGGTTCACGTAATGCAGAACTGAGTCCATTGATTAAGATCAATGGCCCTGGAGCGAGTGTCGCGCAAGATTTAGAGCCTGAATATATTGCCGTGTCGCCAGACAGCCAAACTGCTTACGTCAGTTTACAAGAAAATAACGCCATTGCAGTGATTGATATCAAGGCGGCAGCGGTAAAAAGTATTATTGCTTTAGGGCTTAAAGACTTTGGCTTAGACGCCAATAAAATCGATGCCAGTGATAAAGATGATGCCATAAATATACAGGCTTACGCTGGGGTGTATGGTATGTATCAGCCAGATACGATAGCCAGTTATCGCTGGAATAATACTGATTTTATTGTCACCGCCAATGAGGGGGATTCACGAGATTACGCCGGTTTTTCCGAAGAGGCTCGTGCTGCAGATCTAAGCTTAGATCCAAACCATCCACAATTTGCCGCAGCGCAAGATAAAACACAGCTTGGGCGCTTAAAAGTCACCACCAGTATGGGTGATGACAACAATGATGGCTTAATGGATAAAATTGTTGCTTATGGCGGGCGTTCATTTTCGATTTGGACTGCAGATGGCCAGCAAGTATTTGACAGCGCTGGTGATTTTGAACGAATTACTGCTGCGATATTGGCAATGAACTTCAATAATAATAACGATGAAAACAAAGGTGATAGCCGCAGTGACGATAAAGGTCCAGAGCCAGAGGCACTCGCTCTTGGCCAAATAGGCTCACGTACTTATGCCTTTATTGGTTTAGAGCGTACCTCTGGATTTATGATTTACGATATTACTAATCCATTTGCAGTATCGTTTGTCGATTATGTCAGCAACCGTAACTTTGATGCTGATTATGTCATTGATACCGATACTGGTGAGGTTGAAGGTGATGCGACATTAGCAGGTGATTTAGGCCCAGAAGGGATGAAGTTTATTGCCAGCCAATATAGCCCGACAGGCTTGCCATTGTTACTGATTGGTAATGAAGTTAGCGGCACCACAACTGTGTATCAACTAAAATTACAGTGA